In a single window of the Petrotoga olearia DSM 13574 genome:
- the rsgA gene encoding ribosome small subunit-dependent GTPase A has product MSWRRGIVVRFHSDMVTVQDLETNQKVNCFLPGRFKLQKIRPIVGDYVEYSKDQNYSYGRIENILERKNELYRPRVANLDKLVLVTSIKEPQVDFIIIDKIIVLAEKENLDVVIVLNKTDLLVSDEERKDMEKFIEIYGKIYPVIPTSKITKDNLDRLKSYLKNKVSTFAGPSGVGKSSLLNVLDPKLKLREGEISKKLGRGRHTTTYAELLYFDFGGYIVDTPGFSSLELRGIKKDELRHYFKEFLEFNGFCQFSNCSHTVEPGCAIKEAVENGQISFSRYTNYCQIYKEIEDSSLKLQ; this is encoded by the coding sequence CCTGGCAGGTTTAAATTACAGAAGATTCGACCAATTGTTGGCGATTATGTAGAGTATTCCAAGGACCAAAATTATAGTTATGGAAGAATCGAAAACATTTTAGAGAGAAAAAATGAATTGTACAGACCTAGGGTAGCTAACCTGGATAAGCTTGTTTTAGTTACCTCAATTAAAGAACCTCAAGTAGATTTCATAATAATCGATAAAATCATAGTTCTCGCTGAAAAAGAGAATCTGGATGTAGTCATAGTGTTAAACAAAACAGATTTACTTGTTAGTGATGAAGAAAGAAAAGATATGGAAAAATTCATAGAAATATATGGTAAAATTTATCCTGTAATTCCCACATCGAAAATAACGAAAGACAATTTAGATAGATTAAAGTCCTATTTAAAAAACAAAGTATCAACCTTTGCTGGACCCTCTGGAGTTGGGAAGTCTAGTTTATTAAATGTTTTAGACCCAAAATTGAAACTTCGAGAAGGAGAAATTTCCAAAAAATTAGGTAGAGGTAGACATACTACAACGTATGCTGAACTACTTTATTTTGATTTTGGAGGATACATAGTCGATACACCGGGTTTTTCGAGTTTAGAGTTGAGAGGAATAAAAAAAGACGAACTAAGGCACTATTTCAAAGAATTTTTAGAATTCAACGGTTTTTGCCAATTTTCTAACTGTTCCCATACCGTCGAACCTGGTTGTGCAATTAAAGAGGCTGTAGAAAACGGGCAAATTTCATTTAGTAGGTATACCAATTATTGTCAAATATACAAAGAAATAGAAGACAGTTCACTAAAATTACAATAG